Genomic DNA from Larus michahellis chromosome 3, bLarMic1.1, whole genome shotgun sequence:
CTGCCCTTGGTCTGTGTACCCCAGCACCCTGTGCATCGATGTCCCTGGGGCTGCATGTCCTTGGGCACCTCGGGCATGGCTGCCCATGGGCCACATGTCCCCAGGCACCCTGTGCATTGTTGTCCATGGGCTGTGTGACTCCAGGTTATCCTGTCCCTCGGCTGTGCATCCCCCCGCACCCTGTGCATGatgtccatgtgtccccaggATCCTGTGCGTCGATGTCCATGGGGCTGTGCGTCCCCAAGCACCCTGTGCATGATGTCCATGTGTCCCCGGGCACCCTGTGCATGATGTCCATGTGTGCCCAGGATCCTGTGCGTCGATGTCCATGGGGCTGTGCGTCCCCAGGCACCCTGTGCATGatgtccatgtgtccccaggATCCTGTGCGTCGATGTCCATGGGGCTGTGCATCCCCAGGCACCCTGTGCATGatgtccatgtgtccccaggATCCTGTGCGTCGATGTCCATGGGGCTGTGCGTCCCCAGGCACCCTGTGCATGatgtccatgtgtccccaggATCCTGTGCGTCGATGTCCATGGGGCTGTGCATCCCCAAGCACCCTGTGCATGatgtccatgtgtccccaggATCCTGTGCGTCGATGTCCCTGGGGCTGTGCGTCCCCAAGCACCCTGTGCATGatgtccatgtgtccccaggATCCTGTGCGTCGATGTCCATGGGGCTGTGCGTCCCCAAGCACCCTGTGCATGatgtccatgtgtccccaggATCCTGTGCGTCGATGTCCATGGGGCTGTGCGTCCCCAAGCACCCTGTGCATGatgtccatgtgtccccaggATCCTGTGCGTCGATGTCCATGGGGCTGTGCGTCCCCAAGCACCCTGTGCATGatgtccatgtgtccccaggATCCTGTGCATCGATGTCCCTGGGGCTGTGCGtccctgggcaccctgtgcatgatgtccatgtgtccccaggATCCTGTGCGTCGATGTCCCTGGGGCTGTGCGTCCCCAAGCACCCTGTGCATGatgtccatgtgtccccaggATCCTGTGCGTCAATGTCCCTGGGGCTGTGCGTCCCCAAGCACCCTGTGCATGatgtccatgtgtccccaggATCCTGTGCGTCGATGTCCATGGGGCTGTGCGTCCCCAAGCACCCTGTGCGTGATGTCCGTGTGTCCCCAGGATCCTGTGCGTCGATGTCCATGGGGCTGTGCGTCCCCAAGCACCCTGTGCGTGatgtccatgtgtccccaggATCCTGTGCGTCAATGTCCATGGGGCTGTGCGTCCCCAAGCACCCTGTGCATGatgtccatgtgtccccaggATCCTGTGCATCGATGTCCATGGGGCTGTGTGTCACCCACACCCTTGTACATCACTGCCCGTGGGCCacatgtccccagcaccctgtgcatCCCTGCCCTTGGGCCGTGcgtccccagcaccctgtgcatTGATGTCCATGGGCTGTGTGTCCCCAGGCACCCTGTGCGTCACTGCCCATGGGGCCACCATGTCCCCAGGCACCCTGCGCGTGGCTGCCCAGGGCGGGAGGTGCTGTGTCCGCACCGTCCTGCCGCGACACTGCCTAGGACACCCCTTGGGACGGGCAGGGACGGTGAGAGGCTGTgtggcccccgccgccccgctcccctccgtgcccacccagctgccaagAATAACCCCCCCCGGCTGCCATCAGCACTTCCCGCCCGGCCCTTCCCCGCCTCCGCTCCTCGTTTATTTATTAATCTTGTTGCTCCCAGCTCTGGAATCCCATCGCCCACCCTCGCCATCGCCCGCAAAGCGCAGCTCCGGCCGCTGCCGGGGGGGAAAACCCTGCCCTTGCACATTTTTCGCAGGCTCAGGGAGGGGGCGGCCCCCCCATCCACAAACACTGGCACAGCCGCTGCCCATGTTGTGCTAAGGCTGCTCCCTGGCCAGATGTGCTCCGGCTTTCCGCAGACGCAGGGGTTTGGGAAGGGGTGAAAAGGTTGGAGCGGGGGTTGCAGCGTGGTCAGGTCCTACCTCgttgggggaaactgaggcacggagcggTGGTGAGCATGGCTGAGGCTCCTGCACCCTGGCAGAGCATAGGATCATcgaatcatggaacggtttgggtgggaagggaccttaaaggccacccagtgccaccccctgccctgggcagggacacctcccaccagcccaggttgctccaagccccggccaacctggccttgaacccctccagggatggggcagccacagcttctctgggcaacctgggccaggggctcacccccctcacaccaaagaatttcttcccaatagctcatctaAATCCAcgctctttcagtgtaaaacccttccccctcgtcccacggctcccctccctgctccagagtccctccccagctttcctggagccccttgagggactggcaggggctggaaggtctccgcggagccttctcttctccaggctgaacccccccagctctctcagcctgtcctcccagcagaggggctccagccctcccagcatctccggggcctcctctggccccgctccaacagctccgtgtctctcctgtgccgaggccccagcgctggaggcagcactgcaggggggtctcccccgagcgcagcagaggggcagaatccccccctcgccctgctgcccgcACTGAAGGTTTTCCCCTGCCCCCAGAGCCCCAGCAGCACGAACTCAGCCACTGCCTGGGGTCCCATCGGCATGTTTCCCATCCGTGTAACGAGTTGCCAGGTCTCTGCTCCCACCCACCTCCTTCTCCGagcccccacccgccccccaaCCCGGTGCTGTCTCTGCAGCCGCGGCAGCTACACACCAGTGTTAATAACCAGCCCCGGCCTGTTTCGGGGCTGAAAACAGGAAACCGCTTTGCCAAGAGCAATAAACCGCTCGGGCGGCCGGATCCCgtgccccgggcagggctggctgggccGGGCACGgggtccctgtgctgggggggacggggacggtggGGCTGGCCTGGCTCTTATCCCCAGTGCCGCGATGCTCCTGGCACCAGCACTGCCCCCCCCTCCGCTGCCCAGCCCCCTGCTGCAGTGGGGTCACCCCACAGCCAGGGCTCGGGGACCCCGGGTTGGGCTGGCGGAGGAGGTGACGCTGGTCCCTTGGCCCCTGGTGGCCTGTGTCACCGGGCAGCCTGggcggggaaactgaggcacggagcggAGCAGCAGGGGCCCTGTCGGAGACCACGCCTGCACGCGCCCGCACACATGCGTGTGTGCACATCTACGGGCACCCGCTGCCTGCGCGCGCCCTGCGTGCACGTGTCTCCTCActcgcgcacacacacgcacacgtgcGCTCACTTGAGCACATGCACGCGGTcacgcacacgcatgcacacattCATGCCCATGCGTGCACCAGCGTGCTCACTCGTGCACACGCACTCATGCACACACGCATACGTGCATTCTCAGTTCATGCCCACGCGTGCTCACTcgtgcacatgcacacactcaTGCGCACGTGTGCTCACTTGTGCACATGCACACCTTCATGCACACGTGAACATACGTGCTCACTCATGCACATTCTCGCTCGTGCAAACATGTGCGCACGCACGCAGTCGTGCACACGTGCTCACACATGCACACTCATGCTCACGCATTGACATTCATGCACACCGACTCACGCACACATGCTCACACACGatcatacatgcacacacacggtCACATGTGCACATACATGTTCACATGTTCACACACGTGTTCACTCATGCACACATGATCACATTCATGCACACTGACTTATGCTCACACCTGTACACGCCTGCACACACATGCTCACATGAGCACACACCTGCTCACACAAAtgctcacacatgcacacacatgcacacatgtgctcacacgtgcacacacacacgcacacacatgcacacacgtgcacacacgtgcacacacatgcacacacacgtgcacacacacgcacacacatgcacacacatgcgcacacacatgcacacacacatacacacacgtgcacacacatgcacacacacgcacacacacatgcacacacacatatgcacacacacacgcacacacgtgcacacacacgtgcacacactcacgcacacacacatgcacacacacacacatgcacacacatgctcacacacgcacacacgtgcacacacatgcttacacacgcacacacacacgcacacacgcacacacacacgcacacacacatgcacacacgtgctcacatgtgcacacacacgtgcaccctcagcacgtacacactcacacacacgtaCAAcacccttccccctccccatcaccccacccccagcagccgcCTGGCTCTGGGCGCCCCCCTGCACACCCCCCTGCACACCCCTGCGCACCCCCCTGTGCACCCCCCTGtgcaccccccgtgtcccccccgtgtccccccccgtgtcccccgcagGAGCCGCCTGTCCCCATTCAACTTTATTGTGCCGGGAGTACActggggacaccgcggggggctggggagggggggcggggggggggggggtgggtaggAAGGGCACAAACCAGCTGCGCCCCAtccctcggggaccccccccacccccgggggaccccccccacGCCGGGGATGGCCGAGCCGGAGccggcagcatccctgggagccGGGGACCAGCCCccgcactgggggggggggggggggacgacacacacgacggggacccccattttccccccccgTCCTGcgggggatgctctgggggtccggcggtggggggggcggtggggacaggggggggtTCCTGCCATCTTGGTCCCCTGGTTGGCAGCAGGCTGGGTTACTgtcctggggggccgggggggccaggCAGCCCGGGGGGGCCACGCAAACCGGGGTCTCCCTTGGGGCCAGTGGGGCCggtctgccccacagccccgggggtCCCGGGCAAGCCCGGTTTgccctgggggccgggggggcccacTGGCCCTGGCACCCCAACAGGTCCGGGGGGGCCGGGGTCTCCCttgggcccccccagcccccgggagcCCGATTGCCCGAAGCTGCCCTTGGCACCCTTGAGGCCGGGGAAACCTTTCAAACCCAGGGGACCCCTTTCCccctgggggccggggggtcccggggggccgtGGAGTCCTTGGGGTCCCGGCAAGCCCAGGTTGCCCACGTCGCCCTTCTCGCCTTGGCTTCCTGGGGGGCCCTTGAAGCCCACGTCGCCCTTGAGGCCGCGGGGGCCCGGGAGGCCGGGAGCAcctggggggggagaggagggggtgaaggagaagcactggggggaggggggggcagcaccccaaAACAGACGTGTCCCCAGCCCTGAAGATCTTGCGGAGACCGGGATGGGCTGAGCCTGGCTCCCCCCGAAAATCCCATCCGGGAACCGGCCGGGCTCATTAATTAGGGCAGCCCGGTAACGATGCAGATGGATCCACCATGATCCAGGCTGGGTGGTCCGTGGTGGAGCGGGAAGGTGCCCCTGAGCTACGGGGAGCCACCGTGGTGGAACCGGGACAGCCCCTGAGTGGAGGGAGATGTCCCCAGGCCACCCGGGCCACCGGGGGGAAGCTTTGGGCACCCTCATCCAGGGGCAGCCGTGCCCTCTCCACCAGGACCAGCAAGAGGGGGTCACTGGCACCAGTATACAAGCCAGCCATGCTGGAAGGATGGCTCCTTCTCCTCCAAGGAGACTCCAAGGTCACCTCCCTGTTGTCCCCGTCCCTCCACGCAGGGACAGCTCTGCAAGGTGCAGCTCCATCCCCAGGACACTTCTCCATCCCTGGACGAGTATCTGGGTGCCCTAGTGCGCATCCCAACACCCCCTTGGCCTCGGCAACGGTGGTTTGGGTCCTCTGGGGTGCAGGACACTCCCAAGGAGCCCAGTTTCCACCAGGCTCAGCCAGTCCCCAAAACTGCCTGCCCAGCGCGCCCGTCCCCAACCCATCCCCGGAGATGGGCTGTGCCCACCAGGATGCGTCTCACCTCGTAAGACGGTGATGTTCTTCAACATCTCCCCATGCCGGACGTCCACCACCTTCATCTCCTCCATGACCATGGAGAGGTTGCGGATGTCAAAGTCCAGCCGGGCGCTGAGCAGGCTGTAACGTTCCCTCAGCAGGTCCGTGGTGCCCTGGACCAGGCTGAGGGACTTGTTCAGATAGTAGAGCTCCTCGGCGTGGGTGTGGAAGCCCAGGGTGCAGGAGAGCCGCACGTCGTCCAGGTAGCGCAGCATGCTGTGGACATGGCTGTCGGTGGCGTTGATGTTGGCGAAGATGGTGCTGATCTCGATCTCGTGGGAGGTCATGCGACCTTCCAGGGTCTCGAAACGCTCGGCCGTGCGGTTCTGCGTGTACCTGTTGTGGTAACGCAGGTCGTTCATGTTCTCCTCGTGGTCatccaggaaggaggagatgttgtccagctgcagctgtagCCCCATCACCTGCAGCACCAGGTCGTGCATGTTCTCTGAGTTCTGGCCCACCTGCCGAACAGCTGCGCCCACGCTGCCTTGGATGCTCTTCACCAGCTCGCTGGTCTTGGAGGAGGTGGCCCGTAGCCCGCCGAAGAGGCGGGTGTAGTTCTGCCACTCGGTGACGATCTTCTGCAGTGTCAGCGTCTCCTCGTCCGTCTTCCTCTGGATGACCTGGATCCAGTCAGAGGTTTGCCCCAAGGTGAAGTTCATCTGCTGCATGGCTGCTCGGACATCGTAGCGGTCCTGGGCCAAGCCCTTGAGAGAGCTGTCTAGCTGGGAGGTGACCACCTGCCAACCCCCAACCTGGGCCAGGAACTGCCCCAAGCTTTCGTTGACCTGGCGGATGGAGAAGGAGCAGTTGTCCACCTCGCTGGTGATCTTgttgctggtggacgagaggagGGCGTGGGTCTGGGAGGTCCGATCGAGCAGGATTTCTTGAACCAAAAGCATCTTCTGGATCTCCTCCAGCTCGCCCTGCAGCTTGGTGATCTCCTGGCCCAGCTGCCCCGTCTCATGGCAGAGGGAGCAGTTCCCTGAGGTCTTCTCATCTGAACGAAGGGCAGAGGGGGCTGTTACAACCACCCCGGCCCTCACTGGGCCTTGAGACCCTCCTGCTGAGGCCCAGAGCGGAGGAAGGAGCCTCATCATGGTTTGTCCTTGAAGACCCTGGAGATGGGCACCACGGAGCCACGGCTGGGACAACCCTGATGCCACCAGCCCATaccagctcccagctcccaccttCATCCTGCTCCTGCCATGACTGGGACAACCCCGATGCCACCAgcctgcaccagctcccaccctcATCCTGCTCCCGATACCTCTGTGAAGCAACTTCCCCAAAAAGCCCAACCCCACCAACCCCACCCTGGGGTCCTCCACCGATCCCTCCCCAAAATCCTGGGAGATAAGTGGGGGTTCGGCTCTGAGGGAGCCCCAGGACCTGAACCGTGGAGATGCTTCAGCCCCTGGCTGGCAGCACCGAGTAGCCGAGGTCCACTCACGTGGAGGGACGTGTGGTGCCGAAGCCTGGAGAAGACCTCTAGGTCCAGGTGCACTCACCCAGCCCCTGGAGGTCCTCCTGGATGGACATGATCTTCTTCTCGTAATAGGCCTGGGCTGAGCTGATGTCGCTGGAGATGGAGTCAACTTTCCTGAACACTGGGGAGGGAAAGTGGGGGctcaggggaggtgggggggagccaTCGTCCTCCACACCTTTCCTCTGGGCTCACTCCCCAGTGAGGAGGATGGCCAGGGCTGGAAGTGGCtggtgggtggggtgggtgtcccaAGGGGACTTTTGGGTTCGGGGCTCGGATGAGGTCTACAAAGCATCTCCAGGGGTCACAGAatgtaggggttggaaaggacctctggagatcatctagtccagcctcccgccagagcagggtccagCCCCGGGGAGCACAGGGCTGAGCCTGGGAGGCCGTTCCTTGCCCATGGAGGTGATGGAGTGGCAACCTCTGGGCTCCAGGGTGGTTCTTGAGGTCCCCATGGGGGTAAAGCCACCCCCTGGCGACGTGGCATCACACCCAGGATCCCACGAGCATCCCAAGGGCAGGTCGGGAGGAGCTGGATGCTCCTCAAGGTGCTTTGGGGGAGTCCCATCACCCCTAGGAGGTGCCCCGAGGATGGCAGGAGAGAAGacaggagggaaggcaggagctggaCCTCCCGGCCCTGCCCGCGCTCACCCAAGGCAGCCAGCACCGTCACGGCCACGATGAGGAGGATGGAGAAGATGTAGAGGACTTTGACGGCCGTCTGGAGGGAGAGGTTCTTCTGGCACCGGCTGCAGTTGGTCCGTGCCCTGCCTGGGCGCAGAGAGGGAAGGATCAGGCCCTGCCgcggcccctgcccgccccggggggtgGCCCCACGTCCTCACCGCTCGGTCGGGAGATGAAGGTCggcatctcctcttcctctcctgccgCCGGCTCCTCTCCTGAAAGCCAAGAcaggagggagctgagctgccCGCGCTCGCCAGCCCCGAGGACGCCAGCGGGccctggggatggctgggaaGCCACATGGCACCCATCACTAGCCACCTTCAGCTGGCCGAAGTCAGGTGGTACCAGCCCGTGGGGACACGTCCCCGCTCCACCGCCAGCTTCTGTGGGACTCGGCTGGGACCTGTGTACCCCGAGACCATCAACTCGGGGAAATTTGGTTGAATTTGCCAAAAAAGTGGGTGACAGAGAAGCTGACGGCTCCCGGCTCCCAGCCCTGTCTCGCCAAAACCATGGGAGCAAAGAAAACCCCacgtcccaccccatcccagacCCCCATCCCAGACCCCCATCCGGGACACCCATCCCAGACCCACATCCCGGACCCCCATCCCGGACCTCCATCCCAGACCCACATCCTGGACCTCCATCCCGGACCCCCCATCCTGGTCCTGCATCTTGGACCCCCATCCCAGACTCACATCCCGGACCCACATCCCAGACCCCCGTCCTGGACCCCCATCCTGGACCTCCATCCCAGGCCCCCATCCCGGACCCCCATCCTGGTCCTCCATCCTGGACCCCCCATCCTGGTCCTGCCTCTTGGACCCCCATCCCAGACTCACATCCCAGGCCCCCATCCCGGACCCCCGTCCTGGACCTCCATCCCGGACCCCCCATCCTGGTCCTGCATCTTGGACCCCCATCCCAGACTCACATCCCGGACCCACATTCCGGACTCACATCCCAGACCCCCGTCCTGGACCCCCGTCCTGGACCTCCATCCCAGGCCCCCATCCCGGACCCCCATCCTGGTCCTCCATCTTGGACCCCCATCTCAGACCCACATCCTGGACCCACATCCTGGACACCCATCCCAGGCCCCCATTCCGGACCCCCATCTTGGACCCCCACCCTGGCAGGGGGGCAAGTTGGGGTGGGACAGGCGGTGGGCTGGATCCCCGCCGTGGGTCGGGCAGAGGGGATGCTCTCAGTGCCGGTACCCGACCCTGGAGGAgcctgggggggcagagggaccccctggctccccaaagctccccccagctctgctgcgCCCGagagccccccacagcccccccccaccatcccagcTACCCCCTGCCCaggtcccccccccacctcctgtcCGACAGAAGGGGGGTTCCCAGCCGGGGGTGCCACAGGGGGGCCGCAGGCACGGCCAGAGTGTCCGCGGCACCGGCATCCCCCGCTTTATAAAGCCTGTCCCCCCCCACGCAAAGGCGGGcagggggcaggagaggggctgcaggcgggggggggctggctgggctgggggggcggcGATTTCCCTCCGTCCTCCCTGGCATGGCCCTCCGCTCTTcagctgccccccgcccccccaaattGTGCTTTTCTGCCCCACGGAGTCAACAAGTGACGGGCTCTGAGCAAGCAAGGGGGGGAAGCcaccccccctccaacccccccacacCGGGGCGGGGGTCCTTGGCCATGGCTATGGGGAGATGCTGCCTGTGGGGAGCGGGGATGCGGTGGGATTCGGGGTGCCAGCCGCCCCCCGGCTCCGCTGCCCACTCCGGCACGGCAATCCCCTCCCGTCCCCCATGCCACTGGCTCCCCCCCACCACAAGGTTGCCCCCCACTCACCTCTCATAGCCCCCGATccggggggcggtgggtgcgATCCTGCCCCGTCCCAGGCCTCACCGCCACGGTTCCCGCATCCGTCTCTTCCCGGCGAACCTCAGTGAGCGGCCAGCATGGCCGGGGCTGCTCCgcttcccacccctgccccacaaGAAGCTCCCCAAACTGCCCCAGGAGCTTTCAAAAGCCCCCCCGGCGGCAGAGCATCCCCTCGGCCACCCGCTCGCCCATGGCCGATGCCCAGGCGGGATGGGGCCGGGTGACGGGTGACGGCAGAGTCCGGCCGGGCTGGACGCCGGCCACCGCAAGGCGAGGCGCTGGGATATGTGCTGGAGAAGAAAGGCTGGTCCCGCGCCCGCCCGCCTTCCCTCCAGCCCTAATGACTAACAAATGTCCGACCGACGGCCGGGACGGCCTCGCTCAGACCAgtttggggagctggggggctggggaaaggggggaTTGGGAGTCTGGCTTAgggaggtggggggctggggtcagGATTGGGGGTTTGGGGACGTGGATCCGGGTCAGGGACGTGGGGAGATGAGTCTGGGGTCCTGGGTATGGCCCCTGGAGTTGGGTCAGGGATACGAGGAGATGGGTCTGGGGTCCTGCTTTGGGCTCCTGGATCTGGGTCAGGGACATGGGGAGATGGGTCTGGGGTCCGGCCCCTAGATCTGGGTCTGGGGTCTTGAGTCTGGCTCTTGGACATGGGTCAGGGACATGGCAGATGGGTCTGGGGTCTGGGGTCCCGCTTTGGGCCCCTGGATCTGGGTCACGGACATGGGGAGCTGGGTCTGGGGTCCTGGGTATGGCCCCTGGGTTGGTGTCAGGGATGTGGGGAGCTGGGTCTGGGATCCGGGGGATGGCCCCTGGAGGTAAGTCATGGACATGGGAGCTGGGTCTGGGGTCCTGCTTTGGGGCCCTGGTTCTGGGTCAGTGACATGGGAGCTGGGTCTGGGGTCCAGGGTCCTGCTTTGGGGCCCTGGGTCAGGGACACGGGGAGCTGGGTCTGGGGTCCTGGGTCTGGCCCCTGGGTCTGGGTCTGGGACATGGGAGATGGGTCTGGGGTCCAGGGTCCTGCTTTGGGATCCTGGATATGGGTCAGGGACACGGGGAGCTGGGTCTGGGGTCCTGGGTCTGGCCCCTGGGTCTGGGTCAGGGACATGGGAGATGGGTCTGGGGTCCAGGGTCCTGCTTTGGGCCCTGGATCTGGGTCAGGGACACGGAGAGATGAGGAGATGGGTCTGGGGTCTGGCCCCTGGAGATGGGTCAGGGACATGGGAGATGGGTCTGGGGTCCGGTGCCTGCTTTGGGATCCTGGAGGTGGGTCGGGGACACAGGGAGATGGGTCTGGGGTCCGGCCCAGGGAGATGGGTCTGGGGTCTGGCCCCTGGACCCGGCTCAGGGACCGGGGTGCTGCGGTTCGGGGTCTGGGGTCCTGCTGGGACCCGGGGTGCTGCGGTTGGGGCTCCCAGCGGTTTGGAGCGGTGGTCCCAGTTCAGAGACAGGGGacgggggtgccgtgggggtcGGGGGCGTTCGGGGGGTGCTCCttgcccagaccccctccccaCCGAGCCCTTTGTgccgggctgctgctgccctctgccGAGACCCGGCCGGGCTCCCgggcagccttcctccccccaccgccccctcctcctccaaggGTCCCCCGGTCTCctccgggggggtccccagccagcCGGacccccgctgcagccccctgcttGCTCCAGCCCACGGCTGCCCCTCTCGTCTGGGTTTTATTACTCCATTTTCTACAAtattccccgcccccccagcacctTCCTCCCCGCTATTCCCTCTGGCGTCCCTCATGGACATCCCCGTCCCGTGGGTTTTGGGTCCCAGAGCCCCCCTCTTGGCCATTTTTAGGAGCATTTTTGGGgtctccctgctgcttccccgGACCGGCCAACGCTCTTCTTCCCACCCTCCTCATCCTCGGCGGCTGCAGTTTGCTGCTCTTCCTCAGCCCGTTCCAGCCCTCCCCGATGACTCACGGCCGGTGGAGCCGATCCAGAGATGTCCCAACTGGGCTCCATCCCGGCTCCCTTTGGCTGCGGCGATGCTTAACCGCTGCCTGGCTCCGGGATTGACCGGCCGGCCAAACGCCACCGGTGCTAAATCAGCGGCGGGGttgctctcctgcctccctgaCGCAGCGTTTGGGCTGCCAGCTGGCCACAGAAGCCCTAAATAGCCTTCTGCTGGGGTGGCAGACGGGTCCCCGCCATCAGTCCTTGGGCTACCAGCCCCTGGGCTACCCGCCATCCAGCGCGGCTCCTCGTTTGGGGGTCCCAAGGTGAACCCCCAGCTCCTACCTCGCTGCTCCTCTGGCTAATGGACCAGGGCTTGGGGTTCCCAGGGTCTCTGCACCCACAGGGTCGCCCTCCATCGCCTTCATCTTTTGgtttaatggttggactcgatgatctgaaggaccttttccaacctaaactcTACAATTTTAAGCAGCGGAGGGGCTTGGCGAGCTACAGCCTGGGAAACATCAGGAGGGATGAAGGCCAGGGACCCATGGCCCTCTGAAGACCATCAGGAGATCCCCTGGAGGTCACAGCCGTTTGAAGACCATCAGGAGATCCCCTGGAGGTCACGGCCCTTTGAAGACCATCAGGAGATCACCTGGAGGTCACGGCCCTTTGAAGACCATCAGGAGATCCCCTGGAGGTCACTGACGGGGGTTGGGACGCAGGTGTTGGACGCCAGTGTGgtgtctcctctcctcctcctccactgctCCCAAAGACGGAATTCCTCAGTGCCGAGGGAGAACCCCCTGGGGTGGGCAGCGGAGCTGGAGAAGCCTTGACAGCTTATGATAAGGGAAGCATCCCTCTTATCTCTATTCTCAGCCCAAAGCCAAACCAGCTGCTACGAAGAATTTAACCCCGtcccagccaaacccagcacagaaaagcaagaaaacttgcgGGTCGCTGTAAAAACCGTTTAATAAATTGAAGAAGTTGAAAAAGAGGGACAGGAAATAAAGAAACCAAACGCGTGATGCCGAGGCCATGGCTCACCATCTCCCACGGTCCCAAAGAAAAGCTGTCCCAGTTCCCTCGAGCCCTGCCGGACTGGGGATGGCAAcaccatcccagtgctcccagcactgCCGAGGCCACAGTTGGAGCCCAGCACCGCGCCACGAAGAAAACCAACTCCATCCCAGTCTAAACCAGTACACCCAGCAACTCTTCCCTCCCCGTtacggaatcatggaatggtttaggtgggAAGGAACaacctctgagcaacctggtctagttgcagatgtccctgctcatggcagggggttggacttggTGGCCTTtggaggttccttccaaccccgtccaacctgaccccgaaggtttccagggatggggcagccacagcttctctgggcaacctgggccagcggctcaccaccctcacagcaaagaatttcttcccaatatctactCTAAAGCTATAGACCTGTCTTTGGACAACGTATCAAGAGGTTGTGCGTCACTTAGTCCTGCCTAAaagctccccagccctgcctaaAAGCctcccagcaagcccagtacACCCATTTTCTCTCCACTCCAGGATACCCGACACCCACAGACAGCAATCTCATGGAGGAGACGGCGGGGG
This window encodes:
- the SCARA3 gene encoding scavenger receptor class A member 3 — its product is MRGEEPAAGEEEEMPTFISRPSGRARTNCSRCQKNLSLQTAVKVLYIFSILLIVAVTVLAALVFRKVDSISSDISSAQAYYEKKIMSIQEDLQGLDEKTSGNCSLCHETGQLGQEITKLQGELEEIQKMLLVQEILLDRTSQTHALLSSTSNKITSEVDNCSFSIRQVNESLGQFLAQVGGWQVVTSQLDSSLKGLAQDRYDVRAAMQQMNFTLGQTSDWIQVIQRKTDEETLTLQKIVTEWQNYTRLFGGLRATSSKTSELVKSIQGSVGAAVRQVGQNSENMHDLVLQVMGLQLQLDNISSFLDDHEENMNDLRYHNRYTQNRTAERFETLEGRMTSHEIEISTIFANINATDSHVHSMLRYLDDVRLSCTLGFHTHAEELYYLNKSLSLVQGTTDLLRERYSLLSARLDFDIRNLSMVMEEMKVVDVRHGEMLKNITVLRGAPGLPGPRGLKGDVGFKGPPGSQGEKGDVGNLGLPGPQGLHGPPGPPGPQGERGPLGLKGFPGLKGAKGSFGQSGSRGLGGPKGDPGPPGPVGVPGPVGPPGPQGKPGLPGTPGAVGQTGPTGPKGDPGLRGPPGLPGPPGPPGQ